In Channa argus isolate prfri chromosome 23, Channa argus male v1.0, whole genome shotgun sequence, the following are encoded in one genomic region:
- the spg11 gene encoding spatacsin isoform X3: protein MLEANQRWENNSIEVAVIPENQHCGAVDEIKKADLAPGGSLLGCLDVQGQLVVWDPADREVPPAKVDGCYRDFCWEEVIVPSRGVNSFRLLTVGSQWDLKLLDVEAERSASISLLHVSDCPVDRLLQTVRKQDRSLSELQSLHLLSFAAGRCCLLLNNDQLLQLQWQKMEEELQTFSCCSIQLTENDRHTAVHHCVCKDTLFILSSTGLISLFNITDGSLLATINPLPYLSSDQAKEHFVSSSSAFCLLQVSADLSTVVAVTRCQTAVAINLNHYFRTFPDHLLCAVPPTRPPLHPQHPSDQDSLASSSCSAAVLRSAFSTDRSWEARLTSMYIRAQQAPTPSVSSQPAGTSWFSSLPHLKSHRAPSLSNSKVPHGGVTVAFSVPESSSPSLLTVSEFSALLTFVSPSNRQTTVALWDLESGSVSYHQVEGEAALVQRCGERQHRLLLKKTGVFQVLFSVSQQDLLSRLMLFGSAATVDAVCHLNNWGRCSIPIHALKAGLKNRQLDTVDFYLKSKENLLNPLTAFSAANQPAASTLSLTDSVQDLCPALDLLCSAVRDSSSDAQSRQFSEQLLNITINFVNTQIRSVLSNTHHEDPSVRSCVEVLDQYVIELRSYMKKFPWPAGGDTSSTNSAPVAQETQGDEWEQLQTEEVVLQSILTNQIPRAQAILRRRSCPEQHLSALRMEGLRQVFSCLQRRDLQTANTLLTNMGFNVKQQLHSICRYTNNKDLREFVVEELSRRSCFPEDEMKSVAFIREMERLGSLPASRCSANTTSPRVAQMVCRGAGGGQEVLQELSRQLKTEEQKELWGNLRLDWVRNWDQSCQNTILLSRLQHTELTSCDAADLWRYLTALHDQSRVVSWIQNGQTTDTSQWLELSPELVNDNTVCSSYMKEDILDLLARRGVFIPEELADLEQLLWRLAQGEGVMASSPPIPQYRSPLGLDIHSLFITFCLDHNLQYLLYTYLEHYRLTPRNCPLLTNQSLSESQPWFDMLVKIQEITRDLSDPGLIFQASLTSAQVLLPGSQASLSSLLLEGHSLLALAAIMFAPGGIDQVMVQSERSGRSERTVDPQLLKMALAPHPKLKAALFSAGSRGTGSSSDISVYHLLQSLHPLDPSRLFGWQAANTLNSTEMSELPHFSSPHLVNRFALVENLDFLYYLHHGRPSFAYATFLVQQLSGCSDVNILLQQASQQAYRLALQCFNVPSVASAAVCFCQLLGVNSLKLRVDIKALNIILQHWNQHNTHNTPTQHLHTLVSKGVKLADAEPEAAEELIGYLEAAVTSSLEQKGVSRSSYEAAQEWALPVQFCQLHSLKLSSVYPAHCADDGQLIHFLLFVQLHNFPPQQVRSLAAQFGPALQAHLSLAFQDLQVYTQRGSCGPDVHTHTLSKEEAPGRQEQPSELFHALLQSQEEVSPCRYLLQEALVQRCPTLAVLAACQQGVELLPCLCVWVLTSVDRVTAEEATAHLVEAPQHHEWTLHDLSIIWKMLLGRGHVRPLLRGFELFQRDCPLVLVLRMFELCCDYRNFSEAKVKLLDFQRTLITLRNSSPAPSSELPLQWVESQASVLLLTILQRCSSQYDLHRLLHLLADVDKLLKSNGPDFKKLSQLSKILQGSEVSLSPRLLQSNSPSVQQEEFQAAVDSLQVRGLYSQAREVCVLAGLPVHRLLLSQVLQEVNSQKAKQQWRRLETRVSFWRKCHEQLKTEGTDPESASQFFLSQAETEPADSSVAGEVQTDLLDVQERCLLLGLTAHWVSLLSPTPLSQLESLEKKMWISRVQRHILTVAMEKESVFNLPPPAVTPEMNTYEVLMKEFSFSNISGLNTERCLSLEGLPGSPGEQEDLNVISELNPEERSVLAALVGQLLDDGSVHEASRVCRYFSLYHADMWVVLRCQGLASGELNPEPQEEASEALQRNSITTSPSLSSLSSFVMLPPPDDEVAVQLQRLVDQCRHGNNYCKQVLGLYQLSKELRCSYSEISREEPHSVLEKLLLSDQPERFKKAQAFIKAQGLSADTVAELVSSAVVQAHLASTQQLQPAERQVLRQSEGRDSLVQLIKLCEDPNLVGVKLMENLSTVPLRDLNCIVELLIVAHDCFSLTCNMEGIVRALQAARHLSHTYLAPGEQYSLLVRLLTGIGRYDEMTYVFDLLHQNHRFEMLLRKKVDSDRRQSSSLKTALLDYIKRCLPADSEKHNMVALCFSMRREIGENHEMAARTQLKMIESRAWVVTPDLKMSLVKVLGLLKDAAESFSKDSCVRQASRCVRTAKLVALQLHFLNQGSDLRVINLQPAELLRTVTELPRCYQVFVVSEAYGYTPDWAEVLYQKVVLKGDFIYLEEFKCNRPLTSGLFEDIFKKLDVAPNTVTANVKRLLTHCDDMYSRYRLAYQQNLHDVTKSMLQDANTSSYLKDRLSS, encoded by the exons ATGTTGGAGGCGAATCAGCGGTGGGAGAATAACTCCATCGAGGTGGCTGTGATCCCCGAGAACCAACACTGTGGAGCCGTAGATGAAATTAAGAAAGCGGATCTCGCTCCTGGAGGCTCCCTGCTCGGATGCCTGGATGTCCAGGGGCAGCTGGTAGTGTGGGACCCGGCGGACAGAGAGGTTCCACCGGCTAAAGTGGACGGCTGCTACAGGGA cTTTTGCTGGGAGGAGGTGATCGTCCCCAGTCGAGGTGTCAACAGCTTCCGACTGCTGACTGTGGGATCTCAGTGGGACCTGAAGCTTCTGGATGTGGAAGCAGAACGATCAGCCTCTATCTCTCTGCTCCATGTCTCTGACTGTCCTGTAGACCGGCTGCTGCAGACTGTCAGAAAGCAGGACCGCA gtctGAGTGAGCTGCAGTCGCTGCATCTGTTGTCGTTTGCTGCTGGCCGCTGCTGCTTGCTGCTGAACAATGATCAGCTGCTCCAGCTGCAGTGGCAGAAAatggaggaggagctgcagacGTTCTCCTGCTGCAGCATCCAACTGACTGAGAATGACAGACACACTGCTGTCCATCACTGTGTCTGCAAGGACACTCTGTTCATCCTCAGCTCCACTGGACTCATCT CTCTGTTTAACATCACTGATGGCAGTCTGCTTGCAACCATCAACCCCCTTCCCTACCTGAGCTCCGACCAGGCAAAGGAGCACTTCGTCTCTTCCTCGTCTGCCTTCTGCCTTCTGCAGGTGTCAGCTGATCTCAGTACAGTTGTAGCCGTCACTCGGTGTCAAACAGCCGTCGCCATCAACCTCAACCATTACTTTAG GACATTTCCAGACCACCTGCTGTGTGCTGTCCCTCCCACTCGACCGCCTCTCCACCCACAGCACCCCAGTGACCAAGACAGCCTGGCGAGCTCCAGCTGTAGCGCGGCCGTCCTCAGATCAGCCTTCAGTACTGATCG CTCCTGGGAAGCTCGTCTGACCTCCATGTACATCAGAGCCCAACAGGCTCCAactccctctgtctcctcccAGCCTGCTGGAACATCCTGGTTCTCCTCCCTTCCCCATCTGAAGTCCCACAGGGCTCCATCCTTGAGCAATAGCAAAGTGCCTCACGGTGGTGTGACGGTCGCGTTCTCTGTCCCTGAGTCGTCATCTCCATCTCTACTCACTGTCTCTGAATTCTCTGCCCTACTGACCTTTGTCTCCCCAAGCAACAGACAGACCACAGTGGCATTATGGGATTTGGAGTCTGGGAGTGTGAGCTACCACCAGGTGGAGGGAGAAGCAGCTCTGGTTCAGCGCTGTGGAGAGAGACAGCACAGACTGCTGCTAAAGA AAACCGGTGTGTTTCAGGTCTTGTTCTCAGTTTCCCAGCAGGACCTGCTCAGTAGACTGATGTTGTTTGGCAGCGCAGCAACAGTAGATGCAGTCTGTCACCTGAACAACTGGGGGCGCTGCTCCATCCCCATCCATGCCCTAAAG gctGGTCTAAAGAACCGTCAGCTGGACACCGTTGATTTCTACCTGAAGAGCAAAGAAAACCTCCTAAACCCCTTGACAGCATTCAGTGCTGCCAATCAGCCTGCAGCCTCCACACTGAGCCTGACAGACA gTGTCCAGGACCTCTGTCCCGCATTGGACCTGCTGTGCTCTGCTGTCAGAGACTCAAGCAGTGACGCTCAGAGCCGACAGTTCTCAGAACAGCTGCTTAACATCACAATCAACTTTGTAAACACGCAGATCCGCTCTGTGCTGTCCAACACACACC ATGAAGACCCCAGTGTTCGGAGCTGTGTGGAAGTTCTGGACCAGTATGTCATTGAGCTGAGGAGCTACATGAAGAAGTTTCCCTGGCCTGCAGGGGGCGACACCTCCAGCACCAACTCTGCTCCTGTTGCTCAGGAGACACAGGGGGACGAGTGGGAGCAGCTGCAGACAGAG GAAGTGGTCCTTCAGTCCATCCTGACCAATCAGATTCCCAGAGCTCAGGCCATCCTGCGGAGACGGAGCTGTCCAGAGCAGCACCTGTCTGCTCTCAGGATGGAGGGTCTGCGGCAGGTCTTCTCCTGCCTGCAGCGCCGGGACCTGCAGACCGCCAACACACTCCTCACTAACATG ggtttcaatgtgaagcagcagctcCACAGTATTTGCCGTTATACCAACAACAAGGACCTGAGGGAGTTTGTG GTGGAGGAACTCTCGAGGCGCAGTTGTTTTCCAGAGGATGAGATGAAGAGTGTGGCCTTCATACGAGAGATGGAGAGGCTGGGATCACTGCCTGCATCCCGCTGCTCAGCCAATACAACATCTCCGAG GGTGGCTCAGATGGTTTGTAGGGGGGCAGGAGGTGGTCAGGAGGTCCTACAGGAGCTGTCAAGACAGCTGAAGACTGAGGAGCAGAAGGAGCTCTGGGGGAACCTCAGATTGGACTGGGTGCGGAACTGGGACCAGAGCTGCCAGAACACCATCCTCCTGTCAAGACTCCAGCACACAG AGTTGACGTCCTGTGACGCAGCTGATTTATGGCGTTACCTGACTGCCCTGCATGACCAGAGCCGGGTGGTCAGCTGGATTCAGAACGGACAGACCACAGACACCTCCCAGTGGTTGGAGTTGTCCCCAGAGCTAGTTAATGACAACACAGTCTGCAGCAGCTACATGAAGGAGGACATCCTGGACCTGCTGGCCAG GAGGGGCGTGTTCATCCCAGAGGAGCTGGCAGATTTGGAGCAGCTGTTGTGGAGGCTGGCGCAAGGTGAAGGGGTGATGGCGTCGTCCCCTCCCATTCCTCAGTACCGCTCCCCGCTTGGCCTCGACATACATAGTCTCTTCATCACCTTCTGCCTGGATCACAACCTACAGTACCTGCTCTACACCTACCTGGAGCACTACAG ACTGACACCCAGGAACTGTCCCCTCCTGACCAATCAGAGCCTGTCTGAGAGCCAGCCCTGGTTTGACATGCTGGTGAAGATCCAGGAGATCACCAGAGATCTGTCAG accCAGGTCTGATCTTCCAGGCCAGTCTCACCAGTGCTCAAGTGCTCTTACCAGGCAGCCAGGCATCTCTCAGCAGTCTGCTGTTGGAGGGACACAGTCTGCTGGCGTTGGCTGCCATCATGTTTGCCCCCGGAGGAATTGACCAG GTGATGGTTCAGAGTGAAAGGTCAGGCCGTTCAGAGAGAACAGTCGACCCTCAGCTCCTTAAGATGGCGCTTGCCCCCCACCCCAAACTGAAGGCCGCCCTATTTTCTGCCGGTTCTCGAGGAACCGGCTCATCCTCCGACATCTCTGTCTACCACCTGCTGCAG TCACTTCATCCTTTGGACCCATCCCGGCTGTTTGGCTGGCAAGCGGCAAACACACTCAACTCCACCG AAATGTCAGAGCTGCCTCACTTTTCCAGTCCTCACCTGGTCAACAGGTTTGCTCTGGTAGAGAACCTGGACTTCCTGTACTACCTCCATCATGGCCGGCCGTCTTTTGCCTACGCCACCTTCCTCGTGCAGCAGCTAAGTGGCTGCAGTGACGTCAACATACT GCTTCAGCAGGCCAGTCAGCAGGCGTATAGGTTGGCCCTGCAGTGTTTTAACGTGCCGTCCGTGGCGTCGGCCGCCGTTTGTTTCTGCCAGCTGCTGGGAGTCAACAGCCTCAAACTGAGAGTCGACATCAAAGCCTTGAACATCATACTGCAGCACTGGaaccaacacaacacacacaacactccAACGCAGCATCTACACACTCTGG TGTCTAAAGGTGTCAAGCTGGCAGATGCAGAGCCTGAAGCAGCAGAGGAGCTGATCGGCTACCTGGAGGCTGCAGTGACGAGCAGTCTGGAGCAAAAAGGCGTCAGCAG atcgTCATACGAGGCGGCTCAGGAGTGGGCATTACCTGTTCAGTTCTGTCAGCTCCACAGTCTGAAGCTCAGTTCTGTTTACCCCGCCCACTGCGCCGATGATGGACAGCTCATCCACTTCCTGTTGTTTGTCCAGCTGCACAACTTCCCACCCCAGCAG GTGAGATCCCTGGCAGCTCAGTTTGGCCCGGCCCTGCAGGCCCACTTGAGCCTAGCGTTTCAGGACCTGCAGGTGTACACTCAGAGGGGGAGCTGTGGCCCtgacgtgcacacacacacgctgagcAAAGAGGAGGCCCCTGGGAGGCAGGAGCAGCCCAGTGAGCTGTTCCATGCCCTCCTGCAGAGCCAGGAAGAGGTGTCCCCCTGCAGGTACCTCCTGCAGGAGGCGCTGGTGCAGCGCTGCCCAACGTTAGCCGTACTGGCCGCCTGTCAACAG GGGGTGGAGCTGCTgccctgcctgtgtgtgtgggttctGACATCCGTCGACCGCGTCACCGCCGAGGAGGCCACCGCTCACCTGGTCGAAGCCCCCCAGCACCACGAGTGGACCCTGCACGACCTGTCCATCATCTGGAAGATGCTGCTGGGGAGGGGCCACGTCAGGCCCCTCCTGCGAGGCTTTGAGCTCTTTCAGAGG gACTGTCCTCTGGTGCTGGTGTTGAGGATGTTTGAGTTGTGTTGTGACTACAGGAACTTCTCTGAGGCCAAAGTAAAGCTGCTGGACTTCCAGAGGACCCTCATCACT CTGAGAAACAGCAGCCCAGCTCCTTCCAGTGAACTCCCTCTGCAGTGGGTGGAGAGCCAGGCCTCTGTGCTGCTCCTCACTATCCTGCAGCGCTGCTCCTCTCAGTACGACCTCCACCGGCTGCTGCATCTGCTGGCCGACGTCGACAAGCTCCTCAAATCCAACG gtccAGACTTTAAGAAGCTGAGCCAGCTCAGTAAGATCCTgcaggggtcagaggtcagcctGTCTCCTAGGCTGCTGCAGTCCAACTCTCCGTCCGTCCAGCAGGAGGAGTTTCAGGCTGCAGTGGACAGTCTGCAGGTCAGGGGGCTCTACAGCCAGGCCAGAGAGGTCTGTGTGCTGGCAGGTCTGCCTGTCCACCGACTGCTGCTCAGCCAG GTACTTCAGGAAGTAAACTCCCAGAAGGccaagcaacagtggagaaggtTAGAGACCCGAGTCAGTTTCTGGAGAAAATGTCACGAACAGCTGAAGACTGAGGGCACTGATCCAGAATCCGCCTCCCAGTTCTTTCTGTCACAGGCTGAAACTGAGCCTGCAGACTCCTCTGTGGCTGGAGAGGTTCAGACAGACCTGCTGGACGTCCAGGAGCGTTGCCTGCTGCTCGGACTCACCGCACACTGGGTGTCCCTGCTCAGCCCAACTCCCCTGAGCCAACTGGAAAGCCTGGAAAAGAAGATGTGGATCAGCCGGGTACAACGTCACATCCTAACCGTTGCCATGGAGAAGGAGAGTGTTTTCAACCTACCTCCACCCGCTGTCACACCTGAAATGAACACGTATGAAGTGCTGATGAAGGAGTTCTCCTTCTCTAACATATCAGGTCTGAACACAGAAAGGTGCCTGAGTCTGGAGGGGCTTCCTGGTTCCCCTGGGGAGCAGGAGGATCTGAATGTCATCTCAGAGTTAAACCCAGAGGAGAGGAGTGTCCTGGCTGCGCTGGTCGGTCAGTTATTAGATGATGGGAGTGTGCACGAAGCCAGTCGCGTCTGTCGGTATTTCTCCCTGTATCACGCCGACATGTGGGTGGTGCTGCGCTGCCAAGGTTTGGCATCAGGGGAACTAAACCCTGAACCACAAGAGGAGGCATCAGAAGCTCTGCAGAGGAACAGCATCACCACTT ctCCGTCTCTGAGCAGTCTGTCGTCGTTCGTAATGCTCCCCCCTCCTGATGATGAAGTCGCTGTCCAGCTCCAGAGACTAGTGGATCAGTGTCGCCATGGCAACAACTACTGCAAACAAGTGCTCGGCCTGTACCAGCTCTCTAAG GAGCTGCGCTGCTCCTACAGTGAGATCTCCAGGGAGGAACCTCACTCCGTGctggagaagctgctgctgtcGGACCAGCCGGAGCGTTTCAAGAAGGCTCAGGCCTTCATCAAAGCTCAGGGTCTCTCAGCAGACACCGTGGCTGAGCTGGTCTCCTCTGCGGTGGTCCAGGCTCACCTGGCCTCCacccagcagctgcagcctg CAGAGAGGCAGGTATTGAGGCAGTCCGAGGGACGAGACTCGCTGGTCCAGCTGATCAAACTGTGTGAAGACCCGAACCTGGTAGGAGTCAAACTGATGGAAAACCTCAGCACTGTTCCACTAAGAGACCTCAACTGCA TCGTAGAGCTGTTGATCGTGGCCCACGACTGTTTCAGTCTCACCTGTAACATGGAGGGGATCGTCCGGGCGCTGCAAGCTGCTCGTCACCTCAGTCACACCTACCTGGCCCCAGGAGAGCAGTACAGCCTGTTG GTGCGTCTGCTGACAGGTATTGGCAGATATGATGAGATGACATATGTCTTCGATCTGCTGCATCAGAACCATCGTTTTGAGATGCTGCTGAGAAAGAAGGTGGACTCGGACAGAAGACAG AGCTCCAGCCTGAAGACGGCTCTGTTGGATTACATAAAGCGCTGCCTCCCTGCAGACAGCGAGAAGCACAACATGGTGGCGCTGTGTTTCAGCATGAGGAGGGAGATCGGAGAAAACCACGAGATGGCTGCCAGGACTCAGCTGAAGATGATTGAGTCTCGGGCCTGGG TGGTCACTCCTGATCTGAAGATGTCGTTGGTCAAAGTGCTGGGTCTGCTGAAGGACGCGGCCGAGAGTTTCTCCAAG gacTCGTGTGTGCGTCAGGCGAGTCGCTGTGTCCGTACGGCCAAGTTGGTTGCTCTTCAGCTGCACTTCCTGAACCAGGGATCAGATCTGCGCGTCATCAACCTGCAGCCTGCAGAGCTGCTGAGAACTGTCACAGAGCTGCCGCGATGCTACCAG GTGTTTGTGGTGTCAGAGGCGTATGGCTACACCCCAGACTGGGCAGAGGTCTTGTACCAGAAGGTCGTCCTAAAAGGAGACTTCATTTATCTGGAGGAGTTCAAATGCAACCGGCCACTGACCTCCGGCCTGTTTGAGGACATTTTTAAGAa gCTGGACGTGGCTCCCAACACTGTCACTGCCAACGTGAAACGCCTCCTGACACACTGTGATGACATGTACAGCCGCTACAGGCTGGCCTATCAGCAGAACCTGCACGACGTCACCAAATCCATGCTGCAGGACGCCAACACGTCCAGCTACCTGAAGGACAGACTCAGCAGCTGA